In Phocoena phocoena chromosome 8, mPhoPho1.1, whole genome shotgun sequence, the following are encoded in one genomic region:
- the LOC136127431 gene encoding tripartite motif-containing protein 77-like codes for MESAFTQCFPSEFICSICKDNFTDPVTMSCGHRFCTPCLWLLWEDVQTAPCCPVCKAVSPKMDFKSTILAKEHVLPTRGSVVCQLPSSAKQMCSIHQVIKLYFCQTDKSLLCLFCSHSPEHATHEHYPVKQVAEHYRENLLMQMKSIWKKKKENQRNIKKVTNIFRVWEGFVNLRMVMIGAEYPKVCQYLQEEKQKHLEILAIEGKIVFQRLRRNVARMVHMGKLLRRIYEELKELCLKADVDMLQDVGDTMKRSQLMQLYIPQPMDPQLSTWAITGMLERLNNFRVYVTLDHKIRNCHVALTEDLRRLQCSPDHQDVPRNPASSENTPSWGAQTFTTGKHYWEVNVGNSRTWIIGLCKESWTSRNDMLLNSEDIFLLLCVSVEDHFSLFSTFPLLPHYIQRPQGWIGVFLDYECGIISFINVARSSLICNFLSRSFSFPLRPFIWCGPK; via the exons ATGGAATCTGCTTTCACGCAGTGTTTCCCCAGTGAGTTCATCTGCTCCATCTGCAAGGACAATTTCACAGACCCTGTCACCATGAGCTGTGGGCACAGATTTTGTACTCCTTGCCTCTGGCTCTTGTGGGAAGATGTCCAAACAGCTCCTTGCTGTCCTGTGTGCAAGGCAGTATCTCCGAAAATGGACTTCAAAAGCACTATTCTTGCTAAGGAACATGTTCTTCCTACCAGAGGATCAGTTGTCTGCCAGTTACCTAGCTCTGCCAAGCAGATGTGTAGCATACACCAAGTGATAAAGCTCTACTTCTGTCAAACGGACAAGAGCCTGCTGTGTTTGTTCTGCTCTCATTCCCCCGAGCATGCCACGCATGAACACTATCCAGTAAAGCAGGTTGCAGAGCACTACAGG GAGAACCTTCTGATGCAAATGAAatctatttggaaaaagaaaaaagaaaatcagagaaatataaaaaaagtgACCAACATATTCAGAGTATGGGAG GGTTTTGTGAATCTACGGATGGTGATGATAGGAGCTGAATACCCTAAGGTATGTCAATATCtccaggaagaaaagcaaaaacatttaGAGATATTGGCAATTGAAGGCAAGATTGTTTTTCAGCGACTCAGGAGAAATGTAGCCAGAATGGTTCATATGGGGAAACTCCTGAGAAGAATATATGAGGAGCTGAAGGAACTGTGCCTTAAAGCAGATGTGGACATGCTCCAG GATGTGGGAGACACAATGAAAAG gagtCAGTTAATGCAGCTGTACATTCCTCAGCCTATGGACCCACAGCTCAGTACATGGGCCATCACTGGGATGTTGGAAAGGCTTAACAACTTCCGAG tgTATGTCACGTTGgatcataaaataagaaattgtcATGTGGCTCTGACTGAAGACCTGAGACGTTTGCAGTGCAGTCCTGACCATCAAGACGTGCCCCGTAATCCAGCAAGTTCAGAGAATACTCCTTCATGGGGTGCTCAGACCTTCACCACTGGCAAACATTACTGGGAGGTGAATGTGGGAAACTCTCGTACCTGGATTATAGGACTTTGCAAGGAATCCTGGACAAGTAGGAATGATATGCTACTTAACTCTGAGgatatttttctacttctgtgtgtCAGCGTGGAGGACCATTTCAGTCTCTTTTCTACATTCCCACTCTTACCCCACTATATCCAAAGACCCCAGGGCTGGATCGGGGTGTTTCTAGATTATGAATGTGGTATAATAAGCTTTATTAATGTTGCCAGAAGTTCCCTCATTTGTAATTTCCTCTCacgctctttctctttccctctcagaCCTTTCATTTGGTGTGGACCCAAATGA